The Parcubacteria group bacterium genome contains the following window.
TTTTCTTCTAAAAATTCCACATCCTCGGCGCCGGTTCTAAAAGCGACAAATGTTCCAACGTTGCCAAAAACCGCGTCTTTGACCGTAACGTTTTGATCATGAACCAGTTGACCTATATACTGGTTGGTAATAATAAGATTTAAATGATATTTGCGAGCTTCCGATAAAATAGCGGCAAACGCGTCGGTCACAAAGTTTTGAAATTCGTCAACATAAAGATAAAAGTCCTGGCGGTCTTCTTCCAAAATGTCAACCCGGCTCATAGCAGCCAGCTGCATTTTAGTTATAAGCATGCCGCCTAAAAGTTTTGAATTATCCTCGCCGATCCGACCCTTAGACAAGTTAATTATAATGATTTTTCTTTCATCCATTGCTTTTCTAAAATCAAAAGATGAATGCGGCTGGCCGATAATATTTCTAATGATGGTGGCCGAACTAAATTGGCCGATTTTATTTTGAATTGCGGCCGTTGCTTCCTGTTCATAGCGCTGCTGGTATTGAGCGTATTCTTGAGTCCAAAATGTTTTGATAATCGGGTCGGTAAGCTGATCAACCACCGATTTTCGAAAAATCTTATCGGAAAACATTCTATTAACGCCCAAAAGCGTTGAGCCCGGAATTTCAAGAAGGGCTAAAATAGTGTTGTTCAATATATATTCCATTCTTGCCGACCAAACATCCGGCCAGATTTTTTTAAAAACTCCCATAAGGCCCGAAGCGACAAGATGGCGCACTTCAGGTTTAACTTTTTCAATAGCGTTAAAAGCAATGGGATACTCCAAGTCCGCGGGATTGAAATAAATTACATCTTTGACTCTTTCTTTAGGAACATACCGCAACAGGCTTTCTGCCATGTCGCCGTGGGGATCAATAAAACTAATGCCGTGACCGGTTAAAATATCGGAAATCATCATATTCATTAATAGGGTGGTTTTTCCGGTACCGGTTTGGCCGATGATATACATATGGCGCCGCCTGTCGTCGGTTTTAATACCAAATTTCCTTCGCTGATTGCGAAAGGTTGTTTCGGCAAAAAATGTTATTTCGCTGTTACTCATAATAATGATTTGACTTATATCGATATCGGATATCAATAGTACTATTGATATTCTCCGATATCGATATTTACCCGATTGGTAAAGATACGGGCGGTTCGGCTTTTTTAGAATCAACCCGCCTTAGAGTCGGCGCTTCAACAACAATCACCGGATAATGATAAATTGTGGCCAGTTCTTCAATATTTAAAATAAAATCTTTTTTAGGCCACTTCCTTTTTATATAACGGCTCATAAATCCGCTCTTTTTTAAATACTCGCGCCGTTTCTTAAAAGGCTGACCGGCTGAAGTGCCGGCTTCGCCGTTTGATTTAAAAGCGTTTAAATTGACAGTGTTAAACTGTTTAAAAGCGCCATTTACCGCCGCCATATTGGCGCGATTAAAAACATCGCTTCTGGCAATGTAAGCAAAACGAATACCGGTTTTAAAGGCCAGCTTTGACATTTTATTCTCTATTGCTTCAACAACCGTCTTTTCTCCCGGAGAAAGATTTGCAGTACTTGTTTTTGATTCTTCTTTTTTTGCCGCCCCCCATTCTGGATAAACTGCCGGAGCTATCATAAGATTTCTTATAAATTCCTCAAGCCCGCCGAAAATCTTTGTAATCAAACTTTTCTTTTTTTCAACTTTTTTCCCGACAAGCTTATTTATCGCCTCGACACCTTTTTCTTTCCAGCTTTTTTCGTTGGTCGGTTTCATTAAATATTGGATAAAAATATTTTCTCCTGATTTAAGTTTTGAAAGTATTTCAAGAAAAGGCGCCATTGGATCGACCTGCCTTTCTTCCTCCTTTTCTTCAAAAGACAAATAAGTTCTTATGGGGTAAAAATCGTCTTTATCTAAAATAAGCTCAGCGCCGCTAATATCGTTGGTTTTAGACGGAACTTTATTGCCCATAGGGCCTGCGTAGTCTAAAACCTCCAAGATTTCAGCATCCGGATATTGAGCGTGAATTTGCGCTTCAACGAGATTCCTAAATTGTTCCGGAGTTCTTATGAAGAAATAAACCATGCCGTCTATGCCTGCGATTTCAAAGCTAAACCATTCCTGGACCTTCCCTTTCCAATATTTGTCTAAAAATTTTATTCCG
Protein-coding sequences here:
- a CDS encoding type IV secretion system DNA-binding domain-containing protein, which produces MSNSEITFFAETTFRNQRRKFGIKTDDRRRHMYIIGQTGTGKTTLLMNMMISDILTGHGISFIDPHGDMAESLLRYVPKERVKDVIYFNPADLEYPIAFNAIEKVKPEVRHLVASGLMGVFKKIWPDVWSARMEYILNNTILALLEIPGSTLLGVNRMFSDKIFRKSVVDQLTDPIIKTFWTQEYAQYQQRYEQEATAAIQNKIGQFSSATIIRNIIGQPHSSFDFRKAMDERKIIIINLSKGRIGEDNSKLLGGMLITKMQLAAMSRVDILEEDRQDFYLYVDEFQNFVTDAFAAILSEARKYHLNLIITNQYIGQLVHDQNVTVKDAVFGNVGTFVAFRTGAEDVEFLEEKQFGPNIIAQDLLNLPNYNIYLRLMIDGVPSRPFSAITLAPSPKPEISYVDEIIEYSRKMYGTPIADVEKQIGIASGVKIADETGFLPELKKPEFKSVAPRVGISSDPVRQGTVQSFKAFCELCKKGTVLPFKPDGKRPVYCKDCFIKTREKGREGNKSVSSFPLRTMPPLQKTKRERKTVDTEGLKKILEETIPKT